A genomic stretch from Deltaproteobacteria bacterium includes:
- a CDS encoding dihydroxy-acid dehydratase: MNIQKKDSHLPDYARVEREEMLIGIGYADEAIGRPQIGVVSSWGEINPASANLDKVVASAKAGIWAAGGTPREFVISALCTSMAGNDNYHLPHRDLIAGYIEAVAKTNLFDGLLFLPVCDDVIPGHLMAAARLNLPSIFVTGGYMSLNKYKGQVVQPLDVAPTYFKAYKEKRISREEFRQMRHRGCRGGGACPVMGTANTMASMVEALGMSLTGTATLPGTDSRLIRSAFDAGRQLVELIQANIRTSDILTPDAFKNAIGVLMAIGGSPNAVLHLTAIAAELDIALEPETFDEISRKTPFIADVAPSGSAKYHLGDFDEAGGIAALMKEILPLIAGEVMTVTGRSLEENLAAIDSGDRKIIHSIDAPLAATGGLAFLRGNLAPGSALIKISAVPKKMMYHRGPARIFQTEDHACEALDDNRIQPGDVVIVRNVGTIGAPGMGLQQRFLWQLSAKGYQDKVAFLTDGRLSGTNKGCAIAHISPEAASGGPLAIIEEGDIIEIDVANRELNMELSPEEIEERLKTWKPTPTKTEPGFLSIYSKMANPADKGSALNYKE; the protein is encoded by the coding sequence ATGAACATACAAAAGAAAGACAGTCATCTGCCGGATTACGCCCGTGTCGAACGAGAAGAAATGCTGATTGGTATCGGCTATGCCGATGAAGCCATCGGCAGGCCTCAAATAGGAGTCGTCAGCAGTTGGGGGGAGATCAATCCCGCATCCGCAAATCTGGATAAAGTGGTAGCCTCCGCCAAGGCAGGTATCTGGGCTGCGGGGGGGACACCGAGAGAATTCGTCATCAGCGCCCTCTGCACCAGCATGGCGGGAAATGACAATTACCATCTTCCCCACCGGGATTTGATAGCAGGATATATTGAGGCAGTGGCAAAAACGAATCTCTTTGATGGGCTTCTTTTTCTTCCGGTTTGTGATGACGTGATCCCGGGCCATCTTATGGCCGCCGCACGACTGAATCTGCCTTCAATCTTTGTCACGGGCGGCTATATGTCCTTGAACAAATACAAGGGACAGGTGGTGCAGCCCTTGGATGTGGCGCCGACGTATTTCAAGGCCTACAAGGAAAAGAGGATAAGCCGCGAAGAGTTCCGTCAGATGCGCCACAGGGGCTGTCGGGGTGGCGGCGCCTGCCCGGTGATGGGGACCGCCAACACCATGGCATCCATGGTTGAAGCGTTGGGAATGTCCCTTACCGGTACGGCCACATTGCCCGGTACCGATTCGCGCCTTATCCGGTCCGCATTCGACGCGGGCAGACAACTCGTCGAGTTGATCCAGGCAAACATCAGGACCTCAGATATCCTGACCCCCGATGCCTTCAAGAATGCCATTGGGGTACTGATGGCCATCGGCGGATCTCCGAATGCCGTATTACATTTGACGGCCATTGCCGCTGAATTGGATATTGCGCTTGAACCGGAAACATTCGACGAGATCAGCAGAAAGACACCGTTTATTGCGGACGTCGCCCCGTCCGGGTCTGCAAAATACCACCTGGGAGATTTTGACGAGGCCGGTGGCATCGCAGCGTTAATGAAGGAAATATTACCGTTGATAGCCGGCGAAGTGATGACCGTCACCGGGCGTTCTTTAGAAGAAAATCTTGCGGCCATTGACTCCGGAGACCGAAAAATAATTCACTCGATCGATGCCCCGTTGGCCGCGACGGGCGGGCTTGCCTTCCTGCGTGGAAACCTGGCACCGGGAAGCGCCCTGATTAAGATTTCAGCAGTGCCGAAAAAAATGATGTACCACAGAGGACCCGCCAGGATCTTTCAGACGGAGGACCATGCCTGTGAAGCTCTGGATGATAACCGTATTCAGCCGGGTGACGTGGTAATCGTGAGAAATGTCGGAACCATCGGTGCTCCTGGAATGGGTCTCCAGCAGCGTTTTCTGTGGCAGCTTTCCGCCAAAGGTTATCAGGACAAGGTAGCATTTCTCACCGATGGCAGGCTGTCCGGCACCAATAAAGGCTGTGCGATCGCTCACATTTCGCCCGAAGCGGCGTCAGGCGGCCCTTTGGCAATCATCGAAGAGGGCGATATCATTGAAATAGACGTGGCGAACCGCGAGCTGAATATGGAGCTGTCTCCGGAGGAGATCGAAGAACGCCTCAAGACGTGGAAACCTACTCCCACAAAAACGGAACCGGGATTCCTCTCGATCTACTCCAAAATGGCAAACCCTGCGGACAAGGGCTCTGCCTTGAACTACAAGGAATAG